From Magnetofaba australis IT-1:
GGGCTGGCGTGAGCCTTGGCGACAGGATTGGCCCTGGAGCTGGTGAGTGCAGACTCTGGGAGATGAGCGCGCAAGCGCTGAGACTGCAGCCCGATTTGCGCGGCTGCAAGAGCATGACGGACAAGCAACAGGAGCTTTGAGCATGAAGAAGCGCGGCAGTGCGTTGATTTTGGCGGCGGTGATGGGTTTGTCGGTGGCTGCGGCCTCTGCCGACGCCGAAGCGTGGTGGGGCGGTCCCTGGAACGGTCCCGGTTGGGGCGGTGGTCCCTGGAGCGGTCCCGGTTGGGGCAATGGCAACGGCTGGGGTGACGGCTGGGGCAACGGCAACGGCTGGGGCGACCTCAAATTCAACGTCTACGCCGATGTCGATTGGCGCAGTTGGGCCAATGGCTGGGGCAACGGTCTGGGCAACAACGGCTGGTATCCCGGCGGTTGGGGCGGTCCCGGCTGGGGCGGCCCGGGTTGGGGCGGCCCCTGGGGCGGCGCGCCCTGGAATGGTTTTGGTCCGGGTGGGTGGTAAGTATTGACAGAACGCCATCCGTTCGTGTTAGGTTGGTTTCATCTTCGCCTTTTCTTAAGGTAATCAACAAATTGGAGTTGCGTACTATGAAAAGCTTGCGTGTTCTCGCGATTGCCGCCCTGCTGGGTGGCGTGGCCATGGTCACCTCTTCCGACGCCGACGCTTGGTGGGGTTGGGGTCCGGGTTCGGGTTGGGGCAACAACAACGGTTGGGGCAACGGTGTTGGCAACGGCTCCGGTTCCGGCAACTTCGGCTTCAACATGTCCGGCTCCGGCTCCGGCTACGGCAAC
This genomic window contains:
- a CDS encoding sulfur globule family protein — its product is MKSLRVLAIAALLGGVAMVTSSDADAWWGWGPGSGWGNNNGWGNGVGNGSGSGNFGFNMSGSGSGYGNGYNGYNGYNGYNGYGYPGYGYGYPGAWGAPYGAPAPYGYPVAPVAPAAPAAPAK
- a CDS encoding sulfur globule protein CV1; amino-acid sequence: MKKRGSALILAAVMGLSVAAASADAEAWWGGPWNGPGWGGGPWSGPGWGNGNGWGDGWGNGNGWGDLKFNVYADVDWRSWANGWGNGLGNNGWYPGGWGGPGWGGPGWGGPWGGAPWNGFGPGGW